A stretch of DNA from Kwoniella mangroviensis CBS 8507 chromosome 1 map unlocalized Ctg01, whole genome shotgun sequence:
CAgatcataatcatcattaGCTTTACAGGAACTCGACatagaagagatagatggatatacCTCGATGTAAGTATCGGTCTCAACATGTACAGTAGCTTGTTGTAACCTTCCGCTACCCAGATGATACGTGTTGGATTTCTAGAATCGGATTGTGAGTAAGTGTGTATGTTGGGAAGAGCGGTGCAACACTCACAGTCTGAGGATTCTCTCGACTGCCACTAGTGGTGTGATCTTTTCTTTTGAGGTGGACTCGAGTATTGAGAATAGCGAGATAACCGACAGCATAAGATTTGGGGATGAGGATACTATATGAGTATGAAAAGGAGGTCTCAATACATATACGCAAAGAAATCCGCAATCCAATACGAATGTAGACTCACTCGAAAAAGACACCGAGGGTCGAGTCTGGTTGGATAGAGAGTTCAATCACGAAGGCGGCCATACTGATTGAAATCGCTCCATCAGTCAACATAACGGATATCATTCAAGGAAAGCAAGAAGACTCACAGCAAGGTAGGAAACAATTGAGTTTCCAATGTGACTCTGCAACACAATGTCGTCAACACCTTCTCAAGCTATACGTACAGAAAATGCTTACAGAAGCAACTTCTTCACGAGAGCGTCGGTGCGCGACCAACCTGTTTTGGCGGACCAAAGACCCCAACCGATCGAACCGGTGATCATAACATCGGTTGCCAGGGTCATACATTGCCAAGCTCGAGTATGTGGGACACCTTCCTATGATATCCAGTGGCAAAAACATGATTAATAACCTGGAATGTATACCAAGTAGGTAAAATAGAAGCAGATAGCGGACTCACCGTGGCTTGTAGTAACGAAGCGATAGAGGTGACTTTGATGACCAGTATCAACACTGCAACCCACTCTCCCAGACTATAGCGAATATCTCATATAGCCATTAGCATACTGCATCAGATGCCGTCGAGTACGAGGTAATGGAACTTACACGCAGATACAGAGGAATACCAGTAAGAAGGGATTTCGATTGTTCAAACGCCATGATCTCTGGATATAGAAACCTTGGATTACTGTAGACTGAAGAGAATACAATCACATCAGTTTGCATCGGAACCTGAAAGATGAGCGGTAAGCAGTTGGACTAACCATTCCCATACCGACTATTGGGAAGGCAGTGAAATAAGGCATTTCCAAGAACACACTGAAGATTCCGAAGTCTGAAGTGGCTCAGGCCATTATCGTAAGTGAACTCGCACACTCTTGAAGCATCAATAAACGTCATGGTAATGGTACAACTCACTGTATACGAAGTTATGCATCACATATCCTATGACCATACCCGTCCAGCCTATCGAACAAATCATCACATACGTCTTTCATAGAATCATCGCTTGTCAGTCAAATTTTCTTTTCTGACCTTTTGATAAGGGTTTTATGTATACAGCACCTACAGTGAGAAAAGCTATAGGTTTCCTATCAGAGGGTTTACAGTATGCCCACCAACTTTGGAACTGCTGGATCAACACTCCTAGCAACATCACATCGAAGATGCCTCTGTGTCCAAGCATAAAGCAATAAGCTTtcaattgagcttgatatATTGTTGCAAGGGAGGGCCTGTACTAACCCTAGGAGTAAAGGACCCAGCTTCAACCCTATGTCGATCCCAAAAGAAGCTCTGGCGATTCCTTCTAGCTCTTCAGGTGAGAGTTGACTGAAATCCACAGACATCTTGAATCAGTTGACCTATGTCGAACAGGCGAATCTCGTATCGAGTGCAATTATAAGACAATACGATATAATTTGTTTTCTTCGTCTTGTCGACCATCGACGATGGCGAGGCGCAAAATGAAGATagcagaagatgagaggtataggaGTAGGTTGAGGATCTCACCTcaattcagctgacatattgGCGGTTGGGCCTTTTGCTTTTTATACACGTATCCCCTCTCCAGCAACCCGCTCAGATTTTGGAAATTTTCGTTACCGTCAAAAGCGCAGGGGTCGCCCTCTGTTTAgtagatctagatctagGAAAgcgttgatgttgatgatgctAAGAGAGCCGAAGATCTCGTAAAGATACAAATTGTTTTGATGGTATCGATGCAAAAAAGGGGGTATCGTCCTTTGGTGAAATTAACAAGAGCTTTTTTGTGATCCAAAGGAGGTTATAGATATTGGAGTACGACATAtgggatcagatgatattgatggacTGATGTGTGATGGTGTGATGTATGctattgatggtgatggtctTTCGTTTGTTTCAGGTTATCGTTATATGCTAATCAATCTCCTTTGGAACCTtaattcagctttgaccattCTCCCTATTCCCTGTTGCGTCAGACGTGAATAGGAGCgatgagagaggatgagtTCGCTGTGAGTAAGCTTATTCCGATTAGCTTAATGGTGTAGCAGTGTCTCAACACGCTTTCTCCTGATCAGGTGGGATCTAAAGTGGGGGATGTCAGACGACAACGTGTCTCGTTGCCCCTAAGATTCGAGTGGGGTAGTCTAGACGACCCTGGCCTAGGCCTAGTCTAACAGACATCAGTATCTTGTCGGTGATCATAGCGAGAGCCAGCACCTCCCTCGTCGTCCTGATGGGGTGATAACATGCTTGAAGCTACATCCCATAACAGTACACTGTTCCTGAGGCAAACTTGATCCCGCCGGATACTTTAGTTCTCTTTCGTGAGAAGGACTTGAGCTTTGTCATGTTGACCCAAATGCCCTGTGCATGGTCCAATTTAGTGGCGGTATAGCTCCGAAATACAACTGTTCAACCTTTTTTAAGCAAGCGAAGTGAGATACAACATGCGTCTATTCTTCTATGTAGGTTTCCACCTTCCAAAGAACCTATTCCCATAACAAGTGATTTCAGCGCTCATAccaagatcgatcgattggCGAAAAGACAGCGATGAGCTTACCCATGCCAAACGACTTTCTCATCACCTTGATATCCCTCCGAAGCATCTGCTCTGAATGAATACACAGGCATAATTCTATCAAACACGCTTTGATCAGCGGGAGCAGTCGACCAATGTTTTCGTTCAGTTCCTTTTTTAGTTCGCAAAATTGGACTCACAAGACATCACCTACTCTCAGGGGTTTATCATACCCTGATACACTTTTGGGATGAAATCCATATCGAATGAGGAGATAACGAAACACTGCGTCGGTACTGTGATCCAATTCAAGTCAGACAACAATTTCAATGTAAACTTCCTCTGACAAATGGATCACTTACAATGCACCTGGACCGGACCATTCCAACTATTCCGCAATCAATTGACCATCAACTTCAGCTCTCTTGATCTAAATATATATCATTTCACTTACAATATcctgttcatcatccacttccCAACCTCTTTCCTCAGCTTCTCTCAACTCCCTTACTTTTTCCAACGCATGTCCTATCACGTCCAACAATATCGGATGACCTTTCTTTGAAGCTATGGTCCACTGGACTATCTGTATACCTCTAACGAACGTTTCGGATCTCCAATCGGTATTTGAAGCTGGTGAATCGACCTCTAACGCTACTATCAGCGACGGAGCATCGTCCGCCTCTACCGAGATAGGATACCGTTCATGggtcgaggatgaagataaagataagagTTGAGGTAATGCTTCGATCAAGGGATTGTCAGATTGATATTTAATAGGGTTCTTACCCCACTCTGAGATTGGGCGTATACAAGCTGTATCTGTATCGGTATATATCCCTCCGTTGAGAAGTAGGACTAGGTATCTGTGGGAACAAGTAAACGTCAGAATGGTTGCTCGTTCAGTATTGGAATAATTAAAGAAGCCACCAAACAGGGAGAGAGGGCaagatctttcgatttctcaATGCTCACCTAAACAAATCACTTCTCACCACACCCCATCgtccttcatccttcaaccaCTTCATTTCCTTCCCTACTCCACTAGCCGGTGATAACGcctcttccaaccaatcATCAATTCCGTTATCATCTACGAATCTCACATTATGATCTTTGTTTTCCTTGGTCCAACTATCGAATTGGTCAGGTAACTTATCCGGATCTTCCATCGAAGTAGTGTATATATCTTTTGGAATCGCATTTTCTTGTCTTCCAGCCACACCGGAACGTGATCGTATGAAGTTTGTATATCTCAGTATATCATCTAATTTATTCCCTCGGTGATTCTCCTCAATATCGTTCGAGAAATACCTCTTCCAAATTCCTTTTAAGATCGATCGGTATTGTCCTAAATCCTCATACCGTATTTTAAAACCTAAATCATTCCTataccaatcttcatcatacttcttccCGTTCCTCTCGACTGACTCTTGAATATTAGAAACCACACTCCCAAGGTCAATTTTGATtccatccaattccaattccaattcggATTCGGTAGTTGAAGAATCGTCGGTGCAAGAATCAGAGGATTCTTCTAATCCACATACGTCAGTTGGTATTTCCGAAGAAATCGttctggaagaaggagagtgCAGTGAAGGGATAGTGAAGAATAGGATTATAAGGAATAgtaggaagaggatgtaTCGGTAATATCGATTTGGAGATAGTGTTATTATTGACATTTGGATTGTTACGTTTCTAGATTAGATAGGTGCACTAGGATGACCAGCTACGATTCACAAAGTatgagatgggaatgagCTAGATTCCAAGTAAAGCTATAGGAGTGATATTGAGTTGACGACTTGACTTACTTTATTCACTATGTCCATACtatactatatatacatcGTAAAGCATTGACACAGCAAACTACGATAATTTCagtatatcgtatatcgtGActgtcttttcctcttgacTGCGTAGAAGTACAAATCCACCAAGTCAGGTTACTGCGTCTATCTcgttatatatgtatgttttTAAAGGAATCACGAAGTGTGAGATTTGACATTTTGAAATGAAATGCTCGACTATATATAGTCTTACATACTCTGCTAGTATCGTCCATCCTAGCTCATACTCGTCGTAATTTGTACcaaacaaaaaaaaaaaacctTTGCATGTCATATAGGAAATTCGTCATGTCTTCCCATTTTTTACGGTAACTCGTAGATGTCCGAAAggtaggaaaggaagggGGCGGTCACTTGCCCGACCAGGCACTTTTGTTTGGTGATTTACAGTAAGTTACCAAAACATTCCACAGTTCGGACTGCGCAGATGTGTGGAAAGCCACCAGATGAGCCTGAATCGGAAAAACTCCTTCCTGCACAAAGTCGAGGCAGGAATGGTTGGGTATTTTAAGCTTATTGTTCGACGATTTCGACTGAGATGCTAATCATAGTTCCAAGAGATCGTGCTCGACTCGGCTCGCTGAGCTTGGCTTTGCTTGGTCGAGTCAGTCTCTCACAGCCAGTTTGTCATGGCCTGATGTATACAGTCATAAGTATTCAGTCGGTATATACCTCATCATACTTGAAACCATTTCACTCGCAGTCCGCAGACACCAACCAaaaccaagaccaagatacACCGAACACCAAAGCGAAACGTTTCATTCATCACCCCTACCTCGTCTAGTCGTGCACTTGTCAATGATTCACTTGTTTTTCTGCATGAATTGTAAGGATATTTACTACACTTAAGAGGCCAACCTATCGAAACATCGAATCTCATCGAGTGACCTGATCTACCTGTTTTCCCAAAAGATTAATTCGACGGATTGTATCTTGGAATGAAACAAATGGTATGGACATGTGATGTGACGATTATATGACACGCGAAATGATATCAAATTAAACTTCTACTTCACTTTTCAACAGGAACAACCTCAGACTAGGCAACTAAATTTCTGCCAATTGCCAATGATCTCTCCTTTATCATCCTATCTCCGTACACATCCAGGTCTCTTTACTCCTCACCCTCTTCAGCTGCTCTCCTAGCCGCCTTTCTCTTGGCAGCAGCTACAGCTTCCTCGGCTTCCTTTTCATTATCGATCCATCTGAATGCCGTGGGCGGGTAGTTGGTAAGTCCGGCAGCTTCAGAATCAGCAAAGAAGAATACTAATCCGGGGGAACTACAACAACCATTTCAGATCAGTCACTCGAACAAAAACTTACCAGATGACGTTTTAACACGAAGAAAAACGGACTTACGCAGGTCTGACTCTTGAACAAGGTAATCCTTCCTCTGGTCTATCAAGTATAGCATGTAACATTTCTGCCTTTTCATTTCCGGACACGACAAATACCGCTCGATAGCAATGTGTGAGTACGGGGAGGCTAATTTACATCGATTCAATCAGTCATATGGTTCAATTACGGTAAGGATAGTAGAGAGTGGAACTCACGTCATGgtgatccttctcttcgGACCTCTTGGTGCATCATCCAGATATGCCACCCAGGCATCTCTCTCCGACAAAAGTTCATGCCCGGGGAACAAAGAGGCAGTCTCACCATCAGGTCCTATACCCAGAAGCATCAGATCGAAAGTTGGGTATCTGGCAGCATTGGATTTGGCAAAATGATCAATTAGCTGTTTCTCATATTGATCGGCTAAATCTTCCAGGTCGTCCAACAGGTTGGCATCGATGGTGTGAATTTGTCCGGCGGGTATGGGAGCGTcggaaaggaaagagagaatgtTGGAATGGTAATTTGAATCTTCAGAGTCGAGTGGTACGGCTGCTTCGTCACAGAAGAATACTTCCCTATATGAGGTCGATAGTCAGCATCTCTTGCATTGCAGGTGGTGTTTTTATCGTATCGTAGGAGGGAAAGTAAGATAGTTCggagataaggaagaatCCGACTCACCACTTATCCCACTGTACATTCTCCTGACCGACCAATCCCTTTAAATTAGCAGCTAAACTTCCTCTCGATAGGGCGATGGTGaatttccctcttttctctaCGGCGTCTCTCTGAGCTTTGACGACGAAGTTAGCGAGGGAGTCTAAGatagaaaggaagaaagagatggtcagCTATAGATTAGATTGTCAACAAGTCACAAATcactactcaccttgtaagACGTCTACTTTGGGGAACGAGTAGAAGACGGGAGGAGCGGGTGGTTGAGGTGGCATGTTGGGGATTTGATCTTAtttgaattgatggattAATTAGATGGAGTATTGATTGTGGCAGTATATGAGCGGTTTTTTATACCGAATCCAATGTCGTCACCGTTATTATGTATAGTCAGCCTCCAAGGATGGGCgaatggtgagattgatcagctgatgacTGGCGATGAGGGTTAATTGATGTGAGGATAAAGGATTGAAGCAAGGAGATAGAGTTGTATGGGATAGTATGTCGAGTTGATCCAAGGGTCCAAAAGGTTTCCAAAGGATGTTAGACGAGGAACGATATGATATCAAAGGGATCAACTGAGCCtggtgatgaaggttgattgatggaaCCTTGGGTGTCGATGTCGGTGACAAGAGTCCAGATGAGATAACGAGttgagttgatgttgatgcaagagaggaagggagcGAGTGTTCGGGATTTCGGAGGCGGACGGAGTAAGAGTAAGAGTTTAGTCAGAGATGAagggggatggggatggggatgagaatgggaatgaaagCGGTGCAATGTGGGATGATTGGATAGACTAGGGAGTGAGTTAGTCCGTGATATATCGAAGGGCAAGTGTTACTTTATCGTGATACTACTGCTCTactgttgttgttattggtATTGTTACTATGACTATCGTTGTATAGGTGCATACGAGTATGGTTCTAGcaagattgagaaggatgtgTGGGAGTGGGTGAATATGCATGCGGTACGAGTATGACGCACTAAGCGAATGCTAACGTGGGAATCCCACCCTTATTACCCAATATGGCAATTCATCCTCTCCCTGGcatttgattttgatttcatCGGGATTGTATTCGTCAAATaacaatcacaatcacagtcaCCCGACTGGAGATCTTCGAGAATGAGCAAAAGTTAGAAATCGAAGATACTGACTACTACTAAGCTGTCAATCATATCGTACACATACATCAACAGATATATAACATAGCATATTTAATTTAGAGCAACACTACAGTAAATCACCAGAACTACCAAAAAAATGTCAGCAGGAGCTTGGTTAAGGTATGTcagatccatatccaccttctgATATACATCAAAATTCCCGATCGTCTTTCCGTCTTGATCAACTTAACTTGTACAAGCGAGTTGTGCTGACTTCTACCATTTTGTGGATCCTATGATCAGATGGGTGTTCATATcgagtacgagtatgtaTCTGTAACACCTTACGAGTATCGGTAGGAGGACCGCAGCTGATTGCCTAATCGTCATGTCATTCTCGATGTGCAGTAATCGGAGGTGgtgtattgatgatgagaggtgagttgtgaCCTAAGGTGTTTATATGCATCCAGTCACTGATAAGTTTGATATGGAAAATAGCGACTGTACcaacagaagaagagttcTATAACGTTAGTCATGATTCTAGCTTTTACACTCAATTCAACCAATCAATTTTACACCTAACTTGATTCGAATCACTTCGATCCGATCTTTAATCTCAATCACAAACGGAGAGAGCGATACGATATCATGATATGCTCGTTAGCGAGGACATGTACTTATACACCTCTATATCATATAGAAACTCTCCCCCGAATTGAAACGAGAGATGGATAAGATCATACGTCAGAGAGAAGGTAGTCAaacgatgaaagagaggttgaACGTGGGTTGTTATTTCTCTAGACTTCTATTCAGATCCATATCATGTCCACCATCGTCCTCGAGACTTTATCCATAATCTACTCATTAGCTATGGTATGAATATATACTGACCCCCTGCCAAATTTTGCCAAATCAGGAAGCaggagagaaagatcaaatcgtATGGGGCGATCAGTTATCCAATCGTCCAAACACGTCTTCGGATTTCGGGACAAGTGGATTCGGAGGGACGAGGAGGTTTTAAAATTTTAATCGTCGTCCACGATCGTGATCGCTGAAATCCATACCCTTTCTCCGGTATTCAGGAGGCTAGCTAGCTGCTAAGGCGGAAGATAGACCTTACTTTAATTCCAGTCACAGTCAAAAGGATATTTGGACGTCAACACACTCTTCCTATTCCATCTGTCAAA
This window harbors:
- a CDS encoding 6-phosphogluconolactonase; this encodes MPPQPPAPPVFYSFPKVDVLQDSLANFVVKAQRDAVEKRGKFTIALSRGSLAANLKGLVGQENVQWDKWEVFFCDEAAVPLDSEDSNYHSNILSFLSDAPIPAGQIHTIDANLLDDLEDLADQYEKQLIDHFAKSNAARYPTFDLMLLGIGPDGETASLFPGHELLSERDAWVAYLDDAPRGPKRRITMTLPVLTHCYRAVFVVSGNEKAEMLHAILDRPEEGLPCSRVRPASPGLVFFFADSEAAGLTNYPPTAFRWIDNEKEAEEAVAAAKRKAARRAAEEGEE